The DNA window ACCAAACTGCTGCGCTGCCGTCACCACGCCGCGCACATGCGCCAACCGCCCAGACTGCCCTGCCAACCGCGACTCAGCCTCGCGCCGTCCACGCTGCGCCAGAACCCCGCTCACACCCGCAAGCCTACGAGTCCCTCCGCCACGGCGCAGCTCACAGCCGACGCCGCGACACCGAGCGCAACGTCTGGCGAGCACGCCATGCGACGATTACCTGCGGGCTTCGCTCCGCTCCCTGGGCTCCCGTCCGCTGGCGCTCCCGTCCGCGCCGGTCGCTACGCTTCGCCCTCCGTCCGCCGCCACACCAGCCCGTCTACGACCAGTCAGAGCCCACACCTCAAGGGACCTCACGACCCCGGGGTCCCACGACAACCCAGAGCTCTCCTCGCTCCTCGCCGCCACAGCGAGCTCCCGTGGGCAGCAGGCGCGCAAACGCTCATACACCGGCCCCCGACCAGCGGTGTGAGAACTTTCTCTACTGGTATCAAGCGCCGCGACGCCGTGCGCGCCCGAATTGAGAAGGCGCTGCGCGAGCTGCGTAAGCACAACGCCACGATCACCGTCAGCAGCGTGGCCCGCCGCGCCGGGGTAACACGCAAGAGCATCTACCGCCGCGAGGACCTGCTGGCTCTCATCTACGCCCACCGCCCGGTCGTGGCCGTTCCCACGACCCACCACCGCCGGGGACCGAAACCAGCATCGTGGCTGCGCTGCGGCCCGGCTGACTGCCAAGGACACCCAGATCGCCGAGCTCAGGGCCGCACTGCGTGAACGCGACCAGACTATCGCTGCCCTGCACGGTGAACTCGATAGATTACACCGCGACGGGCGCGGCTAAAGCTAAACCCCAGCACGCCTGCGGCGCAAGCGAATCCCGCGCTCAACGGTGGCCTGTGCCATGTTCGGTCAAGAACATGTCGTAGGCGTGGGCAATGTGTTCGGGGGTGGCTTCGGGATGCTCACAGGCCACCACGGCCACCGCGTCCATCGTGCGGGGACCAAGACCAGATCGACCGGGGGGAGCGATACCCTTGGTGAGCGCGGCGTTCAACAAGCCCTGGAACCGTTGGCCCAGCTCAGTCAGCAGCGGCTCAGCGCACATCACCGACGATCCGGTGGCGACGTGTCGAGGTGGATGGCTGCCCAGAGCGGGTTGGTCGGAGGTCACACGGCGCTGCGTCGCGTTCTGCAGGGTGATAGCGCTCGTTGCCGTCGAGCAGTGCGCCCCACGTCGCCCGGGCGATGTGCACCGCGCGCTTTTCGCAGTCAGCCGTGGATTGGCCTTGGGCCAGGGCGACCAGCGCATCAGCCAAGCTGGTTAGGGGGATCGCGTGGCGTCTGGATGTTCGCGCTAACTCGATGAAGGCCTGGTTGAGGTGGTATCGGCGCAGCGTGATCAGTACGCCCTCGGCGGTGTCGAGGATCCGGTCGGCACTGCGGCGCGGATCTGGCGTGCTGTGATCGGTGCTCACGTTCCTCCAATCTGTGTTTCGCGGGTCAGGCGACGAAGCCCTGCTGGGTGTCGCACGTAACGCTTGCGGGTAGCAGCCCGTACAGCCACACCGGCTGCCGGTGCGCTTTGGCTGCTGCAATCGCATGTACTAGCCATCGAATCGTGGTGCCTCTCAGGGTGTTCGGCAGGCCGGGGCTGTGTTGCCCTGCGGAGTGGCTTGGACGCTGTGACGCTCGTCGCAGGCCGGCCGACGTGCAAGCCCGCCGATGCCTGCGCCGCGCCCGATGATTCGGAGTGTGATCACCTGGCGCGGCTGAGCAACGCCGGCACCGGGCCGGCAGGTGATCGCGACGAGTCATTGCTGCGGTTGGGGCACCACCTCAATAGTCAGTTCAAGTGCGGGCAGCAGATTGATCAGCTCGTCGAGGCTGAAAGTGTCGACATACCCGTTGAACAGAGCGGTCACTCGGGGCCCGGTGAGCCCCAAGATGAGGGCGGCTTGTGCTGCACTCAAGCGTTTTTCGCTGATGCGGCTGGTGATCGCGCTGATCACTGCGCACCGGGCGGCGTCAACACCCCCGCTGGCCGGGTCAGCCCCGCGGCCCCCATCGACACCACGATTGACGCGATGGGGTTGTGTGCCCGGCGTCTCGCTCAGGTCGTCGGGTGAGTCCACCGCCGCCCCCGAGCCCGAGGTGTTGCCCGCAGCGCCGGCGTCGGCACGCAAGGTGTGGGCTGGCGGGTCACCCACAAGATCCGTGGTCATCGGGTGCTGCGCTTGCCCGAGCGTGTCAGCGCGCCTGCGGGCAGGCGGTGCCCGATGGCCGCGCGCACCGTGTGCGCCGTGCTGCTCACCGGTTCTCCAAGGCCTGCGGAGGTGGTGCCTGCGGAGGTGGTGCCTGCGGAGGTGGTGCTCGATGGCACAGCATCGATAGCAGCCGGCGCGGGCCAGCCCGCCCAGGCAGCGAGGAGCATCAACCCTGCGAATCCGCGCCGGGGCGCTCCGCAGATAACCCCGCCGTGCTGCGGATCAGCATTGCCGGGTGCCCGCCCCGACACCTGCCCGACGGTGAATGCGGTGGCTCCCGGGCCATGACGGCAACCGGGAGCCGCCGCGGGTGAATGGCCTAAATTACGCGCTGCGACGCGTTGTGCAGCGATAGGACGCGCGTCCCAGCGTGCACCGATGGCGACGTGAAGCGATGCCCGACCGCCCCCGACCCCTGACTGCCCCACCATTACCGCCAGCTCAGCTGTAGCGCTACGCAGGCCGGGAGGGTGAACCGCGGCCCCATCGTTCCCGATCATTACCGTGGGTGATCTATGCGAGCCAACATAGCTTTCATATAGCATTGGTGTTAGGTTGAGGCAAGAGCGGAGTATCGACCGAAAGGGAGCGCCCATTGCCCAACGACCAGCGGCCACGTCCAGGGCGCGGGGTGTACGCGATCTCGGTCGCCGCCGAGCTCACCGGTCTGGATCCGCAGACCCTGCGTCTCTACGAGCGGCGCGGGTTGCTCACCCCGGCACGGACCGGCGGGGCACCCGCCGCTACAGCGATGACGACGTGGTGCGCCTGCAGCGCATCAGTGCCCTGGTCGCCGGTGGCGTCAACATCGCCGGAATCGCCCAGATCCTGGCGTTGCAAGACCTCAACGGTGAACTCGAGTCCGACCTCAGCCACCTCAGGTCCGAAAACGCCCGCCTGCGCCACACCGGCCCGGGCAATGAACACCTGGTGGCGACTCGAGGAAGGGGAGCCCGTCAGCGATGAGGATCAACGTCGAAAACTGTCAACTGCCCGACGATGTGCCCATCGGCGACGCCGTCGAACAGCAGCAGCCCGTCGACGCCGATACCGAGGACGGCCTCGATCGTGACCACCTCGCCGACCCCCTGTAGCGTGATGCCAACCCCATCGACGTCAGCGATCAAGCCATCATCGTTGCCTGGCCCGACGACGACCGCGACGCCGGCACCACTGGCTAGCCTGCGGCTAGCCCCGTGTCGGGGGGAACTGGATGAAATCTCTGTCTCCGCTAGTCGGGGCGCCGATGGGATGGGCGACGTTGCCGAGCAGGTTAGCGTGGACGCTGGCGAGCTTGCGGATTACCGCTGGACAGGCAGGACTTCCACCGGCAAAGCCTGGTGGATAAGCCGCCGGCGATGCTGTGGCTCTGGGCCCCCTGGTGCCCGATGTGCCAAAAGCGAAGCGCCCGTGGTCGGTCAAGTTACCGTTTCCCACCCGGCCGTGAACCGGTGCGATCGCATTGCGAAGATCCGACTCGATGCCTGAGTATTCAGGGGATGGCCAGCCAAGCCACGTCGATGCTCACGGTGCCGATCCGGGATCGCGCCGCGCTGCAGGCGGTCAATTTTTTCATGGCGGACATGGAAGCCGGCATGGGCCCGTTCCTGGGTGTCTTGCTCGCGAGCCGCGGCTGGACCACCGGGGCGATTGGCACCGTTATCACCTTGGGTGCGATTGTCGGCATGTGCACGGTGGCGCCCGCGGGGGCGCTGGTTGATGCCACCACCCGCAAACGCGCCTGTGTGATCGTAGTCGGTCTAGCGGCCGTGGCGGCTTCGGCGGTGATTTTGACGTCGCGGCAGTTTTGGGTGGTCGCCGCCGCGCAGTCTGTTATGTGCGTTTCCGGGGCGATGATCGCCCCGGCGGTGATTGGCATCACACTGGGCCTGGTGGGCCAGGCCGGGTTTATCAGCCAAAACGGTCGCAATCAGGCGTACAACCACGCCGGCAACATGGCCGGCGCCGCGATTGGAGGTCTGCTGGGCTGGGTGTTCGGATACGCCGGAGTGTTCTGGCTTGCCGCAGCCTTTGCGGTGGTCACCGTCCTCGCGGTGTTGAGAATCCCCGCCGGTCGCATCAACCATCATGTCGCGCGCGGCGAGATCTTGGCCGGCGAGCAGCCCCCGGTCAAACGACTACGGGTGTTGGTAAAGTCCCGGCCGCTGTTGGCGCTGGCCGCCGCCGTGATGCTGTTTTGGCTGGGTAATGCGGCGATGCTGCCGCTCTACGGGCTAGCCGTTGTCGCCACCCACGCCAACGCGTTCACCACCGTGGCCAGCACCGTCGTGGTGGCACAGGCCGTGATGATCCCCGCATCCCTGGCGGCCATGAGGATTGTGCAAACTCATGGCTACTGGCTAGCCATTCTGATCGCGTTCAGCGCCTTACCCATCCGCGCGCTCGTCGCCGCCGGAGTCATCACGACCTGGGGAGTGATACCGGTGCAAATCCTCGACGGCGTCGGGGCGGGCATGTTGTCCGTAGCGGTGCCCGGGCTGGTGGCCCGCATCCTCGACGGCACCGGCCACATCAACGTCGGCCAAGGCGCGATCATGGCCGCCCAAGGACTTGGGGGAGCTCTCAGCCCGGTGCTCGGCGGGTTCACCGCCCAAATATTTGGTTTTTCAGCGGCTTTCGTGATGCTTGGCGGATTGTCGATGGGATCGCTGGCCATCTGGCTCGGGTTCGCGCCCATGCTGCGTCGCACCGGCAACCACATCTCACTGGCCTCTGCCCCCGTCGAGGCGACGTGAGCGAGGGATCCAACCCGTCACGGGGAAGGTACGTGCCCGGCGATATGGTCCGGGGGCCCCATGGGGCTCGCGGGCACTGCCATGGAGGTGACACCCAGTGTGCGGTGGAGGGGAAGCCGAGAAAGCCTTCCGGGACAACACCGTTTCCCGCCGCGTCACATCCCTAATCCCGACCAGTTCTCATCCACCATCCCATCCGGTCCCGTGTCGGGGCGGTGAAAGCTGGGCTGCGGGGCGCTGCGATGGAGTTCCGCTCTGGCACACCGGTCGTTGCCCGTATCCGGTGCAGGGCCGCGCGCCGGCGGGCCTGGCGGCGTCTGGCAGCGGGCCGGTGAGAGCGCTAAAGTTGTTGGCGCACAGTAATTTTGCTGCCCGCCAGGGTGGCGGGCACCGAGTGTGACAGGAGGTGGATTGCTGTGTTGCGTTTCGATCCGTTCACTGATTTCGACGCTCTGGTGCGTGACGTGCTGGCCGGGCCGGTCGGGTCGAGCCGCGGTCCTCGGTTCATGCCGATGGACTTGTGCAAGATCGACGACCACTATGTGCTGACCGCCGATTTGCCCGGGGTCGATCCGGGGTCGATCGACGTCAGCGTGGACAACGGCACCCTGACGGTGTCGGCGCGGCGCACCGCCCGCTCCGAGGAATCGGTGCAGTGGCTGACCGCCGAACGGTTCTTCGGCGAATACCGTCGGCATCTGTGGCTGGGAGAGGGCATCGACGCCTCAGTGATCAGCGCGACGTACGAAAACGGGGTGCTCACCGTCAGCATCCCGCTGGCCGAAGGGGCCAAGCCGCGCCGCATCGAGGTCGCCCACGGCGCGGCACCACACGTCATCGAAGGCCAAGTCGTGCAATCACCCACAGAAACCGCCTAGGACGCTGGTTGCGGCACCCGCGGCGGGCAATACCCGCTGCGGGTCTGTGTGCGCATGTCGGGGGCGGCGTTGTGGCAGCAGCGAATCCACACCATCAGATGATTACGGATCAGGCGGTGCCGCGCACGGAGCGAGCGCGGCGATACCTGGGTCATGCTGAGGAGCTGAGCAGCTGCCAGTCCTCGGGCATCCGATGTATTTTGACCGTGTCACCCTCGGCTTCCAGATCGATGCTGGCGTCTCCCAGGCGCAGGTCGGTCAGCACGACGCGGCCCCACGCCTCGGGCAGATGCGGTGTGACCGCTATCTGGCGCGCCGGCACGTGCGGTTCGAGTCCCAGCAACGATCTGAGCAGCAGGACCGGCGCGGCGCTGGACCAGGCTTGCGGTGAGCACGAGGTGGGGTACGGGATCGGTGAACCGAACTGCGACCGGGGAAATCCGCAGTACAGCTCAGGCAGCCGGGTGCCGAACGCGTCGGCGGCATCCAGCAGGCCGTTAGCCAACCGGTGGGCTAGGACGTGGGCTTCGCGCACATGCGGGTAGCGCAGCAGCCCGGCCACCGCGATCGCGGTGTCGTGCGGCCAGATGGCGCCGTTGTGGTAGCTCATCGGGTTGTAAGCGCCCATCGTGGTGGCCAGGGTGCGCAGCCCGAACCCGCTATCCATCTCACCGGATGCCAGGTGTTTGACCAGCGTTGCGGCGTGCTCATCGGTGGCGATACCGGTCCATAGGCAGTGCGCGACGTTGCTGGTCAACGCATCGACGGGCTGTTTGCGCCGGTCCAGGGCCACCGCGTACCAGCCGCGCTGCGGCAACCAGAACGCCTCGAGGAACCGCGTGCGCAACGCCTGGGCGCGCTCGCGCAGCTGCCCGGCTCCCGTGGGGTCGTCGAATGCCTCGGCCAGCTCGGCGCGCGCCAGCAGGGCCGCGTAGTGATAGCCCTGCACCTCGCACAGCGCGATCGGCGGCTCGGCGGTGCGGCCGGTGGCGTCGTTGATGCCATCGAAGCTGTCTTTCCAGCCCTGGTTGATCAGGCCACGGTCGGTGGCGCGCTGGTACTCGATAAACCCGTCACCATCACGATCGCCGTAACGCTGGGCCCACGACAGCGCCGCATCAGCGGCCGGCAGCAGCGAGCGTACCACTGACGGGTCGGCGCCCCACCGCCACGCTTCGGCCAACAGCATCACAAACAGCACGGTGGCGTCGACCGACCCGTAGTAGACGGCGCCACCCAGCACGTCGGTGCTGGCCGGGCCGCGGCGGATCTCATGCATGATCCGCCCCGGCTCTTCCTCGGTGATCAGGTCCACCCGCCGGCCCTGCACCGCGGCAAGCTGCTGCAAGGTGCCCACCGACAATCCGACGTCCAGCGGCAACGCCATCCACGCGGTCAGCAGGCTGTCGCGGCCGAACAACGTCATGAACCAGGGCGCTCCGGCGGCCACGAACGAACGACCCTGACCGCTCTCGTCATGCATCAGCAGCGCGCCCAGGTCGCTTTCGGTTTGCCGCAGCACCTCGGTGAGCACGCGATGACCCGCCTCCACGGTGGTCGCGGTGTGCCGCCAGGCCTCCAGTTTGCGCGCCGGGGCACTGGACTGCAGGTTCTCGCCGCGACGGAATCGGGTTCGCACGGTGTTGTTGGCCCACGTCGGCTCGGCGAGGATCTCGGTGTGCCAGCGCTGGCCGGCAGCCACCACCACCCGCCAGGTCAGCCACCCCGGTGCCACCACCGGCTCCCCCGAGGCGGTCACCCGCAGGCCGCGGACCCGATCGCCCCACTCCAACAGCACCAGTTCACCGTCGATGGCGGCCACCTCGGCGCCACCGCGCGCCGCGCGGCCCTCCTTGACGGCGAATAGGTCCGCGAAATCGGCGTCGACGTGCAACTGCAACACCACCACGGTGGGTTCGTGGTCGAGGTTTTCCACCGAGATGGTCTCGCGCAACCCGTCGGCCACCAGCCGCTCCCGAACCAGCAGAAGTGTGCTGTCGGCCTGGCCGCCGCGCGGGGCGCGGCGCAACACGAATTGCGCGGCAAACCCCGCCGACGGCTGCACCGACAGCGGTTCGGGCGGCTGGCCGTCGACCCGAAGCTCCCACCGAGACAACACCCGCGCGTCGCGGAAGAACAACCCATGCGCGCGGCCCGCGACCACGTCGCCGAGACAATCGGACAGGCAAAACGTCGACCCCTCCACCAGGGTGACGGTGTCAGCGCCGGCCCCCAGACGCGCCGGCGCACTGGTGTTGAACGCCGCGGGCGCGTCACTCATGCGGTGACCATCTCATCCGTCGACTCACGCCGCCGGGATATCGGGTTGCTCGCCGCCCGAGTAATCTCTTCGCCGTACAGCAGCCGGCGATAGATCCGCTCGTAGCCCGAACCCAACTGCGCCACATCGAAGTTCGCCGCGACATGCCGACGACACGCGTGCGGGTCAAGACTGCCCGCCCGCTCGATCGCGGCCGGCAGCTCAGCCGGCTGCTCACAAATCACACCGGTGACTCCATCGATGAGAACCTCAGCCACCGCTCCGCCGCGCAACGCCACCACTGGCGTGCCACAGGCCATCGCCTCGATCATCACGATCCCAAACGGTTCCTCCCACTGAACCGGAAACAGTAAACACCGCGCACCGGCGAGCAGCTTGCGCTTGCTGACCGCGTCAGCCTCACCGAACACGTGATCGCTGCCGGTCAGCAGCGGACGCACCCGCTGATCGAAGTAGGCCTTCTCCGACGCTTCCGAGCACTTGCCCGCCAACACCAGCGGCACGCCCGCCTCGTGGGCGGCCTGCACGGCCAGGTGCGCACCCTTATACGGGGCGAAACGGCCCAAGAACAACGCATAGTCGCCCTTGTCGGTTTCAAACGGCCACTGCTCGACCTCCAGCGCGTTATGCACGCGCCCAACCCAATTCAGGTCCGGGGCCAATTCGCGCTGGCGATCGCTGATCGCCACCAACGCCACGTCTGCACCCAATCCGCGATAGTACGGGTACAGATCGGCATCAATGGGGCCGTGCACCGTCACCACCGTCGTCAAGCCCAGCCCCCGGTAGACGGGCACGTTGAGCACACCGGCAAAGGTGTGATCGTGCACGATATCGACGCCCTGATCCGCCGCGAGGTCCGCGACGGCGTTACGAACCTTCAATGCATGCATGACCTCCGGATAGGGCTCACCAAGCCGATCCGGAATCGTGCGATCCCACAACGACACAAACCGCGCCGCCGTGCCCGACTCACCAGCCCCCAACACCGTCACCTCATGCCCACGAGCAACCAAAGCATCCACAAGATCAGCAAGCACCGCCTCCACACCCCCATAGCCCTTCGGCGGAACGTCGAAATACGGCGGCGCCACCTGCACAATCCGCAACCGCCGGGCCCGACCATCGGGCCGAGAATGCGTCGACACACCCTGCACGAAATCGATGCTGCGCACTCGGATTTCCTCCTTTCCCAACATCCACAAGCGTTAGCACTTCGATTCCTTGAGTGCTAATTATGGCCCGCTGTGCACGCGCCCGCCACACACCCCAACCGTCACCGACACCCCGCCCGCCACACACACGACGACGGCCGCAACGAGGCCCGTTGCTGAGTGCCTAAAAGCCGAGCGCGATCACCACCGATCGCGAGACGAATCAGCGTTAGCCAGCACCACTCACGAGCTGGCGCCGCGGCCAAACCGGCTCTTCGTGATCGAGCGTGCACCGGTGGTTAGCGGAACGCTGGGGAAGGGTGTCGTGTCGGTGAGCTGAGGCGGGCCCTCGGTGGGTGACGATGCGGGTTCCTACACCAAGCTCCACCAACACCACCGAGGGGACCCGTTGCGCGAGGCCAATGCCTGCCCGCGCTCTGTTGTTGCCGACACGATCATGCGCACGATCGAGTTGGGGGTGACGATCACCGACGCCGCCGTCGACGACACCCAGACCACGATCTTCTGCACCCCCGTGGTGAGGAATCCGCGTTGTCCGGACTGTGGGCGCGACGGCAGGTATCGCGACACCGTGACGCGGCCATTGACCGACCTGCCTGTGGCCGGCCGCCGCCAACCAAAACACCGCGGGGTACCCGAACTGCCAGCCCAGCAGCCCCGACAGCGCAGCACCGGCCATATTGCCAGCGTGATTCCAGGCCTGGTCGCGACCGTTCTGGCCGGTGAACCCGGCCTGGCCCACCACACCAAGGGTGATGCCAATCACTGTCGGGGCGAGGTCGCGTCCGAAAGCCGGTGTAAAAGGGGGCCGGGCGTAGGTTCTGCTTCGAGACCGCCAAGTCATCGAAGTGAAAGGACCTACGCCCGTGCCTGCACGAGTATCACCGACCGATCGTGTTCGCGCCAAGATCGACGAGCTGTTCGCCTCCGATCGTGAGCTGCCCGACATCTTGGAGGAGGTGGCCCGCCTCGGCGCGCAGTTGCTGATGCAGGCCGCGCTGGAGGCCGAGGTGACCGAGTTCCTGGGCCGGGAGCGCTGCCAGCGCGCCGCCGCGGCACCGGATGCCCAGCCCGGGTCACGCAACGGCTATCAGCCGG is part of the Mycobacterium mantenii genome and encodes:
- a CDS encoding ANTAR domain-containing protein — encoded protein: MSTDHSTPDPRRSADRILDTAEGVLITLRRYHLNQAFIELARTSRRHAIPLTSLADALVALAQGQSTADCEKRAVHIARATWGALLDGNERYHPAERDAAPCDLRPTRSGQPSTSTRRHRIVGDVR
- a CDS encoding XRE family transcriptional regulator — translated: MTTDLVGDPPAHTLRADAGAAGNTSGSGAAVDSPDDLSETPGTQPHRVNRGVDGGRGADPASGGVDAARCAVISAITSRISEKRLSAAQAALILGLTGPRVTALFNGYVDTFSLDELINLLPALELTIEVVPQPQQ
- a CDS encoding MFS transporter, whose translation is MASQATSMLTVPIRDRAALQAVNFFMADMEAGMGPFLGVLLASRGWTTGAIGTVITLGAIVGMCTVAPAGALVDATTRKRACVIVVGLAAVAASAVILTSRQFWVVAAAQSVMCVSGAMIAPAVIGITLGLVGQAGFISQNGRNQAYNHAGNMAGAAIGGLLGWVFGYAGVFWLAAAFAVVTVLAVLRIPAGRINHHVARGEILAGEQPPVKRLRVLVKSRPLLALAAAVMLFWLGNAAMLPLYGLAVVATHANAFTTVASTVVVAQAVMIPASLAAMRIVQTHGYWLAILIAFSALPIRALVAAGVITTWGVIPVQILDGVGAGMLSVAVPGLVARILDGTGHINVGQGAIMAAQGLGGALSPVLGGFTAQIFGFSAAFVMLGGLSMGSLAIWLGFAPMLRRTGNHISLASAPVEAT
- a CDS encoding Hsp20/alpha crystallin family protein produces the protein MLRFDPFTDFDALVRDVLAGPVGSSRGPRFMPMDLCKIDDHYVLTADLPGVDPGSIDVSVDNGTLTVSARRTARSEESVQWLTAERFFGEYRRHLWLGEGIDASVISATYENGVLTVSIPLAEGAKPRRIEVAHGAAPHVIEGQVVQSPTETA
- a CDS encoding amylo-alpha-1,6-glucosidase; amino-acid sequence: MSDAPAAFNTSAPARLGAGADTVTLVEGSTFCLSDCLGDVVAGRAHGLFFRDARVLSRWELRVDGQPPEPLSVQPSAGFAAQFVLRRAPRGGQADSTLLLVRERLVADGLRETISVENLDHEPTVVVLQLHVDADFADLFAVKEGRAARGGAEVAAIDGELVLLEWGDRVRGLRVTASGEPVVAPGWLTWRVVVAAGQRWHTEILAEPTWANNTVRTRFRRGENLQSSAPARKLEAWRHTATTVEAGHRVLTEVLRQTESDLGALLMHDESGQGRSFVAAGAPWFMTLFGRDSLLTAWMALPLDVGLSVGTLQQLAAVQGRRVDLITEEEPGRIMHEIRRGPASTDVLGGAVYYGSVDATVLFVMLLAEAWRWGADPSVVRSLLPAADAALSWAQRYGDRDGDGFIEYQRATDRGLINQGWKDSFDGINDATGRTAEPPIALCEVQGYHYAALLARAELAEAFDDPTGAGQLRERAQALRTRFLEAFWLPQRGWYAVALDRRKQPVDALTSNVAHCLWTGIATDEHAATLVKHLASGEMDSGFGLRTLATTMGAYNPMSYHNGAIWPHDTAIAVAGLLRYPHVREAHVLAHRLANGLLDAADAFGTRLPELYCGFPRSQFGSPIPYPTSCSPQAWSSAAPVLLLRSLLGLEPHVPARQIAVTPHLPEAWGRVVLTDLRLGDASIDLEAEGDTVKIHRMPEDWQLLSSSA
- a CDS encoding glycosyltransferase family 4 protein; this translates as MRSIDFVQGVSTHSRPDGRARRLRIVQVAPPYFDVPPKGYGGVEAVLADLVDALVARGHEVTVLGAGESGTAARFVSLWDRTIPDRLGEPYPEVMHALKVRNAVADLAADQGVDIVHDHTFAGVLNVPVYRGLGLTTVVTVHGPIDADLYPYYRGLGADVALVAISDRQRELAPDLNWVGRVHNALEVEQWPFETDKGDYALFLGRFAPYKGAHLAVQAAHEAGVPLVLAGKCSEASEKAYFDQRVRPLLTGSDHVFGEADAVSKRKLLAGARCLLFPVQWEEPFGIVMIEAMACGTPVVALRGGAVAEVLIDGVTGVICEQPAELPAAIERAGSLDPHACRRHVAANFDVAQLGSGYERIYRRLLYGEEITRAASNPISRRRESTDEMVTA